A stretch of the Bacillus sp. FJAT-18017 genome encodes the following:
- a CDS encoding DUF2624 domain-containing protein, producing MKLFENIINHKINTITDRELLNYANQFGISINQKQADQIAKYLRGRQINIFDSAERTAIIKEIARIAGPETAREVNKLFLQFTKS from the coding sequence ATGAAACTGTTCGAAAATATAATAAACCATAAAATAAATACGATTACCGACAGAGAATTATTAAACTATGCCAATCAGTTCGGTATTTCGATTAATCAAAAGCAGGCAGACCAAATTGCCAAATACTTACGGGGCAGGCAGATTAATATATTTGACAGCGCCGAGCGGACTGCAATTATTAAGGAAATCGCCAGAATCGCTGGACCTGAAACAGCTAGGGAAGTAAACAAGTTGTTCTTGCAATTTACAAAATCATGA
- a CDS encoding metal ABC transporter ATP-binding protein: protein MANVPAVEITGLSFQYEREKVLEDINLSVPKGAFLGIVGPNGSGKSTLLKLILGLLKTQTGEIKLFGEPIGIFKSWEKIGYVSQKANSFNTGFPATVQEVVSSGLTRKIGLFRFMKATEKEKVREALESVGMAEFADKNIGELSGGQQQRVFIARALVSEPELLILDEPTVGVDQKQEGIFYSMLESLNKKAGITLLLVTHDIGTVSQAVTHVACLNKHLHFHGQASEFENMAQNGLSELYGYDVHHLSHHHHGEDGK, encoded by the coding sequence ATGGCAAATGTGCCTGCAGTTGAAATTACTGGATTATCTTTTCAATATGAAAGAGAAAAAGTTCTTGAAGATATCAATCTTTCCGTTCCTAAAGGAGCGTTCCTCGGTATCGTTGGTCCAAATGGATCCGGGAAGTCGACTTTGCTTAAGCTGATTCTCGGGCTGTTGAAAACACAAACTGGGGAAATTAAACTTTTTGGCGAGCCGATTGGCATATTCAAAAGTTGGGAAAAGATAGGCTACGTTTCCCAAAAAGCAAATTCCTTTAATACCGGCTTTCCTGCTACTGTACAGGAAGTTGTTTCTAGCGGGCTTACACGAAAAATTGGGTTGTTCCGTTTTATGAAGGCAACAGAAAAAGAGAAGGTTAGGGAGGCGCTCGAATCTGTTGGAATGGCCGAATTTGCCGACAAAAACATAGGCGAGCTATCAGGGGGGCAGCAACAAAGGGTTTTTATCGCCCGGGCCCTGGTAAGCGAACCAGAGCTGCTAATCCTTGATGAACCAACGGTAGGTGTTGACCAAAAGCAGGAAGGTATTTTCTATTCAATGCTTGAAAGCCTCAATAAAAAGGCCGGCATTACGCTTCTGCTAGTTACTCACGATATAGGGACCGTCTCTCAGGCTGTAACTCATGTTGCTTGTTTGAATAAACATCTTCATTTCCACGGCCAAGCTTCGGAATTCGAAAATATGGCCCAAAATGGATTATCAGAATTGTATGGGTATGATGTTCACCATCTAAGCCATCATCACCATGGGGAGGATGGAAAATGA
- a CDS encoding metal ABC transporter permease, with translation MISSIFQYEFLQNAFISGALIGFIAPLLGVFIVVRRLSLISDALSHVTLSGIAASLLLEKKLGLAGAINPLYMGMAFSVGGALFIEKLRAVYKHYQELAIPIILSGGIGLGVIFISLADGFNADLFGYLFGSVTAVSRTDVFIIGFIAVIVVLAIILLYKELFLLSFDEDYAKASGIPAKAIHFIFIVMVALVIAASMRIVGVLLVSSLMTLPVAASMRIAKGFKQSIYLSIVFGELSVIGGLFAAYYLDLAPGGTIVLLAILILLFAILYKKVGFNLQAGRKGYRNERT, from the coding sequence ATGATTAGCAGCATATTTCAATATGAATTTCTTCAAAATGCATTTATTTCAGGTGCCCTGATAGGTTTCATTGCTCCTTTACTCGGGGTTTTTATTGTTGTAAGGCGGCTATCGCTAATATCGGATGCATTAAGCCATGTAACTCTTTCGGGTATTGCCGCGAGCCTGCTACTCGAAAAAAAGCTTGGTCTTGCTGGTGCTATTAACCCGCTCTATATGGGAATGGCCTTTTCAGTAGGCGGAGCGCTGTTCATTGAAAAACTGAGAGCGGTATATAAACATTATCAAGAGCTGGCAATTCCGATTATCCTCTCAGGCGGTATTGGCCTCGGAGTTATTTTTATTTCATTAGCAGATGGTTTTAATGCAGACTTGTTTGGCTATCTTTTCGGCAGTGTCACTGCTGTTAGTAGAACAGACGTATTCATTATTGGATTTATCGCTGTCATTGTTGTTTTGGCGATCATCCTTCTTTATAAAGAGCTTTTCCTGCTTTCGTTTGATGAGGACTATGCAAAGGCATCAGGAATACCAGCCAAAGCGATTCATTTTATCTTTATTGTCATGGTAGCTTTAGTAATAGCCGCTTCAATGCGGATTGTCGGGGTATTGCTCGTGTCATCCCTGATGACCCTCCCAGTAGCGGCAAGTATGAGGATTGCAAAAGGATTTAAACAGTCCATATACCTTTCAATAGTATTTGGTGAGCTTTCTGTTATTGGCGGATTGTTTGCCGCTTACTATCTTGACTTGGCTCCTGGCGGTACTATAGTTTTGCTGGCTATATTGATTCTTTTATTCGCGATACTTTATAAGAAAGTCGGTTTTAATTTGCAAGCCGGCCGAAAGGGGTATAGGAATGAACGTACATGA
- a CDS encoding Fur family transcriptional regulator: protein MNVHDALDYLKEKGYKHTGKREDMLHLFSDSDKYLTAKDVLDSLKQNYPGLSFDTIYRNLSLFVELDILESTELSGEKHFRFTCSRHSHHHHFICLDCGKTKELGTCPMSGLSEDLKGYDVSGHKFEIYGRCPECV from the coding sequence ATGAACGTACATGATGCCCTTGATTATCTGAAGGAAAAAGGTTATAAGCATACTGGAAAACGTGAGGACATGCTCCATTTGTTTTCGGACAGTGACAAATATTTAACTGCCAAGGATGTTCTGGATTCTTTGAAACAAAACTATCCTGGCCTCAGCTTTGATACCATTTATAGAAACTTATCCTTGTTTGTCGAACTGGATATTCTTGAATCAACAGAGCTTTCCGGAGAAAAACATTTTCGCTTTACATGTTCAAGGCATTCCCATCACCATCATTTTATTTGCCTTGATTGTGGAAAAACAAAAGAATTAGGGACATGCCCAATGAGTGGATTGAGTGAAGATTTAAAGGGATACGATGTATCAGGCCATAAGTTCGAAATATATGGGCGCTGCCCCGAATGCGTGTAA